AAATATAAGATAAACGAATAACAATTTTTAAATAAATAATATCAGAGCCAATGATCACATTTAGCGAGAAACAGTTAAAGATACCCCAGATGAGCCGCCCGGTGTATCTTGTTACCGGGGGTATGTCGAAATTTGCCCGTGCAATACCAGAAAAGCGTTCGGAAGAATTGTGTATTGACGCCTTAACAGAAGCAGCAGAATTTGCAGGTATGACTCCGGCTGAGTTAAAACGATTCATCCATTCATGTTATTACGGATATTTTGCAGATCATTTTGGCGATCAACTATTAGGTGAAGCAGTTATTCATGACCGGTTAGGGTTGGATCCGCTTGGAAATGTGGGGATAAAGACTGGTGGAGCAACAGGTGGCTCTGCTATGTGGGAAGCATTTAAGGCAGTGGCTTCGGGATATTCAGATTGCGTTCTCGCAATGGGATGGGAGCGTATGGATGAGGTACCCACCGATGAAGGTAACAACTACATTGCCTGCGCTGCCGATAAGGACTGGGAGACCCCGCTGGGACATATCTATACCGGCTATTATGCGGTGATGGCACAAAAATACTGGCAGGTGTTCGGAAAAGAAGAAGATTCATTCCGTAATACCATGGCAGAAATTGCAGTTAAAAACAGGGGATATGCAAGGATGAATCCCCATGCCCAGGGCCCGATGAAGATCACAGTTGAAGATGTATTGAACTCCCCTGTAGTCGCTTACCCCCTCCGTGCGCTCGACTGCTGCCTGATGAGCGTAGGCGCTGCTTGTGCCATTCTTTGTGATGAAAAAACCGCATACGAAATTACTGATGATCCACTATTAATTTATGTAGGTGCTGGAACTCATACGCTGCGTGTCGCAGATAGAAGAAACATGGCAATTCCGCTTCTTCCCAACGAAGCGCCGGATTTATATAAAGATCTTGAGGAGAGGTTCCCCGGTGGTGGCCGTTATCCGGGATTTACCGGCTTTCTTGCAGCACGTATGGCTGCCCATTATGCTTATGGAATGGCGGGAGTTAAGGATCCAACTGAAGATTTTGACCTCGTTGAACTTCATGATGCTTTTACGATCAGTGATATTCAATCGTATGAAGATCTTGGCATACGGCCTTATGGCGAGGGCCGTACTTATGTAGAGTCGGGCGATTGTTACCATACTAATCCACATACCGGGCAACCCGGGAAATTACCGGCAAATTTATGCGGTGGACTCATCGGATGTATGCATGCCGTTGGCGCCACGGGGATCATGCAGACCGTTGAAATTGGCCATCACATCTGGGGGCGTTGGGCAGAGATGCACGGTGACGAGAAAAAATGGGAAAAATTCGGACGGCAAAAGCCGGACGATTGGACAGACCTGCAGGTAAAGGATGCAAAAAGGGGACTGGCTATCAGTCATGCCGGGGTGGGTTCTCATGTAACAGCCACAGCAATAATTCATCCGGATCATCAATTAAAATAATAAAATTAATATGAACTCCAAAGAAGAAAGAGGAACAGTTAAAGTTGTAAATGGAAGATATAAACCCACGGGGCATTTCCATTTTACATATCCCAATTCACCAATATTCGATGAAGGGGGAAAACTTGTGGGTGTAACTAACCCGCGCGATTTAACCCATATTCACACCTATGGCGGGGAAGCATTGTTCTTTGAATCCCTCTGTAAAGGAAAGTTGCTGGCAACCCAGTGCAATAACCCCGATTGTGAGTGTAAAGGCACGGTTCATATCCCTTTTAGAATTCACTGCCCCGACTGCCTCGGAAAAAATACGGTAAAGGACATTACCGACATTGCAAAAAAGGGTTCTACGGTGCATACCTTCATGATCACAGAGAGAACAGGCGCTTTCAACACGCTGCCGAAACCAATACGCTTTGTAAATGTAGAATTTGAAGGTGTTGAAACCATACTGATGGGTTATCTCTCGGTGGGTGAACCAACGATAGGCATGAAAGTGGTGCCTATATTTAAAACAGAAAATCCCACTTTTACTATCCTCGATCTCTCATGGGTTCCGGAAGGCACCAGGGAATC
This genomic stretch from Cytophagales bacterium harbors:
- a CDS encoding thiolase domain-containing protein, which gives rise to MITFSEKQLKIPQMSRPVYLVTGGMSKFARAIPEKRSEELCIDALTEAAEFAGMTPAELKRFIHSCYYGYFADHFGDQLLGEAVIHDRLGLDPLGNVGIKTGGATGGSAMWEAFKAVASGYSDCVLAMGWERMDEVPTDEGNNYIACAADKDWETPLGHIYTGYYAVMAQKYWQVFGKEEDSFRNTMAEIAVKNRGYARMNPHAQGPMKITVEDVLNSPVVAYPLRALDCCLMSVGAACAILCDEKTAYEITDDPLLIYVGAGTHTLRVADRRNMAIPLLPNEAPDLYKDLEERFPGGGRYPGFTGFLAARMAAHYAYGMAGVKDPTEDFDLVELHDAFTISDIQSYEDLGIRPYGEGRTYVESGDCYHTNPHTGQPGKLPANLCGGLIGCMHAVGATGIMQTVEIGHHIWGRWAEMHGDEKKWEKFGRQKPDDWTDLQVKDAKRGLAISHAGVGSHVTATAIIHPDHQLK